The Haloplanus natans DSM 17983 genome has a segment encoding these proteins:
- a CDS encoding helix-turn-helix domain-containing protein, producing MLTEGEVRALTVLHGEQTVSEFATQLDRSLSYTSELVDRLEATGLVETRRQGKTKQIRPSDAKALELLTDITQEYSHIDWPELLSGATFRVLYYLETPQVAMELARRANIHRSTVHRALDPLQHRGIIYETDEDAYVLNEGFEQLSTLARELVHHDHRQTVEQHTDTYTILWESLDEFLVQTADEITVEDFLLTGPERFQTYDLPLLARDRRYYFHSETMNDLSPAMLCCHMLVIDSGARTQSYCLLLLSHVDVDCDELRDQATKYGVDDLVEDLLTYLDTSGEERASRLPEWEEFQELAEDYGVSA from the coding sequence ATGCTTACCGAAGGCGAGGTTCGCGCGCTCACCGTCCTTCACGGTGAACAGACAGTCTCCGAATTTGCGACCCAGCTGGACCGCAGTCTCAGCTACACGTCTGAACTTGTCGATCGTCTCGAAGCGACCGGACTCGTCGAGACGCGTCGACAAGGGAAAACAAAGCAGATCCGGCCATCGGACGCGAAAGCACTCGAACTCCTCACAGACATCACCCAAGAGTATTCGCACATCGACTGGCCTGAACTGTTGTCGGGCGCGACGTTCCGCGTTCTCTACTATCTTGAAACACCGCAGGTCGCAATGGAGCTCGCACGCCGGGCCAACATTCACAGGAGCACCGTCCATCGCGCCCTCGATCCACTTCAGCATCGAGGGATCATCTACGAAACTGACGAGGATGCATATGTGCTGAACGAGGGATTCGAACAACTGAGTACGCTTGCTCGGGAACTCGTTCACCACGACCATCGCCAGACCGTCGAACAACACACCGACACCTACACGATTCTCTGGGAGTCACTCGACGAGTTCCTCGTCCAGACCGCAGATGAGATTACCGTCGAGGACTTCCTTTTGACGGGGCCAGAGCGTTTCCAGACCTACGACCTGCCCCTTCTGGCCCGCGACCGTCGGTACTATTTCCATTCAGAGACGATGAATGATCTCTCGCCGGCGATGCTGTGCTGTCATATGCTCGTAATCGATTCGGGCGCACGTACCCAGTCATACTGTCTGCTCCTGCTCAGCCACGTTGACGTCGACTGTGACGAACTGCGTGACCAGGCCACAAAGTACGGCGTCGACGATCTCGTCGAGGACTTGCTCACGTATCTCGACACGAGTGGCGAGGAGCGGGCATCTCGACTTCCCGAGTGGGAGGAGTTCCAAGAATTGGCTGAGGACTACGGGGTGTCAGCATGA
- a CDS encoding transcription initiation factor IIB → MATGDIYETGFDEDVRTESSANQCPECDGRVTTNTVETVCEDCGLVIDEQRIDHGPEWRGFDEDERERTGAPLTAARHDRGLSTEIGRGTDANGNELSGQKRRRLFRMRREQTRGRFQSKAERNLAHGLSEVRRISSALELSETIRDQACQLFRSAQNEDLLQGRSIEAMATASVYGACRCNGQPRTLDDITESARVEQSRVTNAYTTLNTELGLPAQPVTPSAFVPRLASELDVSDQIRQRARQLAEASESTGATTGVRPSGFAAACLYKAGREDGRWLTQSDVADVANVSVVTIRTHRDALDELAV, encoded by the coding sequence ATGGCAACCGGAGACATCTACGAAACTGGCTTTGACGAAGACGTCCGAACGGAATCGAGTGCGAACCAATGTCCCGAGTGCGACGGCCGGGTCACCACCAACACAGTCGAAACCGTCTGCGAGGACTGTGGCCTGGTCATTGACGAGCAGCGGATCGACCACGGGCCAGAGTGGCGAGGGTTCGACGAAGACGAACGGGAGCGCACGGGCGCTCCGTTGACGGCGGCGCGGCACGATCGTGGGTTGTCGACGGAGATCGGCCGCGGGACCGATGCGAACGGGAACGAACTCTCAGGACAGAAGCGACGCCGTCTGTTCCGAATGCGGCGTGAACAGACCCGTGGGCGATTTCAGTCGAAAGCCGAACGCAACCTCGCACACGGGCTTAGTGAAGTCCGCCGGATCAGTAGTGCGCTCGAACTATCCGAGACGATCCGTGACCAGGCCTGCCAGCTATTCCGCAGCGCTCAGAACGAGGACCTCCTGCAGGGCCGGTCGATCGAGGCGATGGCCACCGCGAGTGTCTACGGGGCGTGTCGGTGTAACGGGCAGCCGCGAACGCTAGACGACATCACCGAGTCGGCGCGCGTCGAGCAATCGCGGGTGACGAACGCATACACGACGCTGAATACGGAACTTGGCCTGCCAGCCCAACCCGTGACGCCGAGTGCGTTCGTTCCGCGGTTGGCCTCGGAGCTCGACGTCTCCGATCAGATCCGGCAGCGGGCTCGGCAGCTGGCGGAAGCATCCGAATCGACCGGAGCAACCACGGGAGTTCGACCATCTGGGTTCGCCGCAGCCTGTCTGTACAAGGCCGGACGCGAAGACGGACGGTGGCTCACCCAGTCGGACGTCGCTGACGTTGCGAACGTCTCGGTGGTCACTATTCGGACCCATCGCGATGCGCTGGACGAACTCGCCGTGTAA
- a CDS encoding RNA-guided endonuclease InsQ/TnpB family protein, with protein sequence MEVVRNIQIKLDVPEDAHSVLDETFEQFRQAAQRVADAGWNDDPTRITDSKNTLHEQTYSEVREQTSLQASLVQSARNLAADALGNCKDRILDDAKKASKPEFRGSVVVYNGRTITYDDHVTLATVGDRVTAQFVTPEDDAGTPFAEYWTDDWEKKEATLHKRDGTYYLHVAVENEVESADSGDDSTENGVVLGVDLNVDGSLAVTSTGAYLGNADYLNHRRDEYERRRGNLQQTGTRSAHLTIKSIGSRFARWSTDYLHRVSKAIVQEAVENDCTAIAFENLKHIRERISNASKFQQWSFRELQRHVEYKAEEYGIDVDDVAPAYTSQRCSHGECGFTHEDNRDGDEFEGLKCGRELHADYLGDRSTVGDAGNIQTRSVSTRSEAR encoded by the coding sequence ATGGAGGTCGTCCGCAACATCCAAATAAAGCTCGACGTTCCCGAGGACGCACACAGCGTTCTCGATGAGACGTTCGAGCAATTCCGTCAAGCGGCCCAACGCGTCGCCGACGCTGGATGGAACGACGACCCCACTCGAATAACGGATAGCAAAAACACGCTCCACGAACAGACGTACTCAGAGGTTCGGGAGCAGACCAGTCTGCAAGCCAGTCTCGTCCAGTCCGCCCGCAACCTCGCCGCCGACGCACTCGGCAACTGCAAAGACCGCATCCTTGACGACGCCAAGAAAGCAAGTAAGCCCGAGTTTCGAGGGAGTGTCGTTGTGTACAACGGTCGGACCATCACGTACGACGACCACGTTACGCTCGCCACCGTGGGCGACCGCGTGACCGCCCAGTTCGTCACACCCGAAGACGACGCGGGGACGCCGTTCGCGGAGTATTGGACGGACGACTGGGAAAAGAAGGAAGCGACGCTCCACAAGCGGGACGGCACGTACTACCTCCACGTCGCTGTCGAGAACGAAGTCGAATCGGCTGATTCTGGCGACGATTCGACCGAGAACGGAGTGGTTCTCGGCGTCGATTTGAACGTGGACGGCTCTCTCGCCGTCACCAGCACAGGAGCCTACCTTGGAAACGCAGACTACCTCAACCACCGCCGCGACGAGTACGAACGTCGGCGCGGCAACCTCCAACAGACAGGCACTCGTTCCGCGCATCTCACCATCAAGAGTATCGGCTCACGGTTCGCCCGGTGGAGCACCGACTACCTCCACCGCGTCTCGAAAGCGATTGTGCAGGAAGCCGTGGAGAACGACTGCACGGCGATTGCGTTCGAGAATCTGAAACATATCCGCGAACGCATCTCGAACGCCTCGAAGTTCCAGCAGTGGTCGTTCCGCGAACTCCAACGCCATGTCGAATACAAGGCCGAAGAATACGGTATTGACGTGGACGATGTTGCCCCTGCGTACACGTCGCAGCGGTGCAGTCATGGCGAGTGCGGGTTCACGCACGAGGACAACCGTGACGGTGACGAGTTTGAGGGCCTGAAGTGTGGAAGGGAGCTGCACGCGGATTATTTGGGCGATAGATCAACCGTGGGTGACGCCGGTAACATACAAACTCGCAGTGTATCGACTCGATCAGAGGCGCGATAG
- a CDS encoding DUF7437 domain-containing protein → MSDASASVQLPGAGHTAHRFFVIQELLGTPDLARFYADLLINSPTTITATRERQDFSKSTAYKYANMLAELGVAEELDEYEDGSALWRADPVSGDWTDEITLEFGPAIIAVYGATSVDDDLELYVDRHGKAALAPAVMGTITYLKGETTRRGVADDLGVPAVEAIAVTQAIGRVLAVVKNFDPTLSDVAFEVDVHERALEQGPYQRPDE, encoded by the coding sequence ATGTCGGACGCATCAGCCTCTGTTCAGCTACCGGGTGCGGGACACACTGCCCACCGGTTTTTCGTCATCCAGGAATTGCTCGGTACCCCCGACCTCGCCCGTTTCTACGCGGACCTCCTCATCAACTCCCCGACGACGATTACCGCAACCCGTGAGCGTCAGGACTTCTCAAAAAGTACCGCGTACAAGTACGCCAATATGCTGGCGGAGTTGGGCGTCGCGGAGGAACTGGACGAATACGAGGACGGGTCAGCGCTCTGGCGTGCCGACCCGGTGAGCGGCGATTGGACCGATGAGATCACCCTCGAATTCGGGCCTGCCATCATCGCCGTCTACGGCGCAACCAGCGTCGACGACGACCTCGAACTCTACGTAGATCGCCACGGGAAGGCGGCGCTTGCACCGGCGGTGATGGGCACGATTACCTACCTAAAGGGTGAGACGACCCGTCGTGGTGTTGCCGACGACCTCGGCGTCCCCGCTGTCGAGGCCATCGCGGTGACGCAAGCGATCGGGCGGGTCCTAGCCGTCGTGAAGAACTTCGACCCGACGCTCAGCGACGTGGCCTTCGAGGTGGACGTTCACGAGCGGGCCCTCGAACAGGGACCGTACCAGCGCCCCGATGAGTGA
- a CDS encoding SOSS complex subunit B family protein, producing MSGKNVFGNEVSVDEQAFEKHDDFEVDEDGFEVVDETPEFRATVKQETQAKVDANHPDGIADTSNERIHGVTLEQEERIQAREAELERISAQAELGTQDGREQRTREVVAERSAEQREQFQKRAASANPMMADPERADPRAGLDQDELAAVNKQAKRIAAQLDGWSRAMIGRRLGEAVASGKSLMAAVVGTFEALQTAPGRVVPIETLEDIDRKEVSVEGRVETLWDPSHPSIAQVGLIADDSGKTRVTIWKASDAPWVKEGERIRIHKAARNWYEGRVSLAVTGWTTIHFPERGRWWDE from the coding sequence ATGTCGGGTAAGAACGTCTTCGGTAATGAGGTTTCGGTCGATGAACAGGCTTTCGAGAAACACGATGACTTCGAGGTCGACGAGGATGGGTTCGAGGTCGTCGACGAGACGCCGGAGTTCCGGGCGACAGTCAAGCAGGAGACGCAGGCAAAGGTAGATGCGAACCACCCAGACGGGATCGCGGACACGAGCAACGAGCGGATTCACGGCGTCACCCTCGAACAGGAGGAGCGCATTCAGGCGCGGGAAGCAGAACTGGAGCGCATCAGTGCCCAGGCCGAGCTGGGAACGCAGGACGGTCGGGAGCAGCGCACGCGTGAGGTCGTAGCGGAGCGAAGCGCTGAGCAGCGTGAGCAGTTCCAGAAGCGGGCGGCGAGCGCGAATCCGATGATGGCTGATCCGGAGCGGGCGGATCCCCGAGCGGGACTCGACCAAGACGAGTTGGCGGCGGTAAACAAGCAGGCGAAGCGCATAGCGGCGCAGTTGGACGGGTGGTCACGCGCGATGATCGGGCGACGGTTGGGCGAAGCCGTGGCCAGTGGCAAGAGTCTGATGGCGGCGGTCGTCGGGACGTTCGAGGCGTTGCAGACGGCGCCGGGACGGGTCGTTCCAATCGAGACACTCGAAGACATCGACCGCAAGGAGGTGAGCGTTGAGGGGCGTGTCGAGACGTTGTGGGACCCTTCGCATCCGAGTATCGCCCAAGTGGGGCTCATCGCGGACGACAGCGGAAAGACGCGCGTGACGATCTGGAAGGCATCGGACGCCCCGTGGGTCAAGGAAGGCGAGCGGATTCGAATTCACAAGGCAGCCCGGAACTGGTACGAGGGACGTGTCTCCCTAGCCGTGACCGGGTGGACGACGATCCACTTCCCAGAACGCGGTCGGTGGTGGGACGAGTAG
- a CDS encoding IS200/IS605 family transposase — MNRTNTFDLVPQSETTEEILVRVLDASASLWNQLTYDRRQRFFDGESVWECDGYYDEYVDVLSGATTQQIARVNDTAWRSFFELLDDPAYDPSPPGYWGNRDEGRNLHTYIRDDSYTIRWNERSRLEIRIGMDLKDEYGFGMYERLRLPVRGNPKWRGDSGRLEIRYDSVEETYRVHQSTTVEEIETSESNGSEAAALDLGANVLVACTTTSGEQYLYNGQTPFEQFRETTNRIADAQAKLPDEQHTSQRIKRLYRTRSRRRDHAVNALLRDLVERLDAASMTTIYHGDLTGVLGEYWSVEANFKARSFWAHQQCIDRLESVCEEFGIDVEAISEAWTSQTCPECGERERTHRHRETLTCPCGFEGHADLVASKALLEQATNTTVRPTARPVRFQWDDHQWHPVEGTIVTPNE; from the coding sequence ATGAATCGAACGAATACGTTCGATCTCGTTCCGCAATCTGAGACGACAGAAGAGATTCTCGTGCGAGTACTGGATGCCTCAGCAAGCCTCTGGAACCAGCTCACCTACGACCGCCGACAGCGGTTCTTCGACGGCGAAAGCGTCTGGGAGTGCGATGGCTACTACGACGAGTACGTCGACGTGCTGAGCGGAGCGACAACCCAACAGATCGCTCGCGTGAACGATACGGCATGGCGCTCGTTCTTCGAGCTTCTCGACGATCCAGCGTACGATCCGAGTCCCCCCGGCTACTGGGGGAATCGAGACGAGGGCCGAAACCTCCACACCTACATCCGTGACGATTCGTACACCATTCGGTGGAATGAGCGGTCACGACTGGAGATTCGCATCGGAATGGATCTCAAAGACGAGTACGGATTCGGGATGTACGAACGGCTCCGATTGCCAGTTCGGGGCAATCCGAAGTGGCGCGGAGACAGTGGCCGGCTCGAAATCAGATACGATTCAGTTGAAGAGACGTACCGTGTCCACCAGTCGACAACCGTCGAGGAGATCGAAACGAGTGAGTCAAATGGTTCCGAAGCCGCCGCTCTCGATCTCGGTGCAAATGTCCTCGTTGCCTGTACGACAACGAGCGGGGAGCAGTACCTGTACAATGGACAGACGCCGTTCGAGCAGTTTCGAGAGACAACCAACCGAATCGCCGATGCCCAGGCGAAACTCCCTGACGAGCAACACACCAGTCAGCGAATCAAGCGCCTCTACCGGACGCGATCTCGGCGGCGCGACCACGCAGTGAACGCCCTCCTCAGGGATCTGGTCGAACGGTTAGACGCGGCTAGTATGACGACCATCTATCACGGCGATCTCACCGGCGTTCTTGGGGAGTACTGGTCGGTGGAAGCCAACTTCAAGGCGCGGTCGTTCTGGGCTCACCAACAGTGCATTGATCGACTCGAATCTGTCTGTGAAGAGTTTGGTATCGACGTAGAAGCAATCTCCGAGGCGTGGACGTCCCAGACGTGTCCGGAGTGTGGCGAACGGGAACGAACACACCGGCATCGTGAGACGCTGACCTGTCCGTGTGGCTTCGAGGGCCATGCTGATCTCGTGGCTTCGAAAGCGCTGCTTGAGCAGGCGACGAACACGACAGTCAGGCCGACGGCACGGCCCGTGCGGTTCCAGTGGGACGATCACCAGTGGCATCCCGTCGAGGGAACCATAGTGACACCCAACGAATAG
- a CDS encoding ArsR/SmtB family transcription factor — protein MSLLPSTDDVSAEQEGEIQVLGVTEDGTADVFDALASDTARLVLTAIYDEPAPPSALADRLDMSVQNVSYHLNNLEDAGIVQVADTRYSEKGKEMNVYAPADDPVVVFVGTETRKTGFIDLLKRLVGASALLLLGSVLLYIYQGFGLGAGGGSESTIRALLAVPGFEFLLGGLFILSLTVIWWRWNQ, from the coding sequence ATGTCCTTACTGCCCTCCACTGACGATGTATCTGCGGAACAGGAGGGCGAGATTCAGGTACTTGGTGTTACTGAAGACGGGACGGCAGATGTCTTCGACGCACTCGCTTCGGACACTGCTCGGCTCGTGCTGACCGCGATTTACGACGAGCCTGCGCCACCGTCTGCATTAGCGGATCGCCTCGATATGTCGGTGCAGAATGTTTCGTACCACCTCAACAATCTCGAAGACGCTGGCATCGTGCAGGTAGCTGATACGCGGTACTCCGAGAAGGGCAAAGAGATGAACGTGTATGCGCCAGCCGACGACCCGGTCGTTGTCTTCGTCGGCACGGAAACCCGCAAGACGGGATTTATTGATTTGCTCAAGCGACTCGTCGGCGCGTCTGCCCTGCTCCTCCTTGGATCGGTCCTGCTCTATATCTACCAAGGATTTGGTCTCGGTGCTGGCGGCGGTAGTGAATCAACCATTCGGGCACTGCTTGCAGTCCCCGGCTTTGAGTTCCTTCTCGGTGGACTGTTCATCCTTAGTCTGACCGTCATCTGGTGGCGGTGGAATCAATAG